In Passer domesticus isolate bPasDom1 chromosome 1, bPasDom1.hap1, whole genome shotgun sequence, one DNA window encodes the following:
- the SKIDA1 gene encoding SKI/DACH domain-containing protein 1 isoform X1, with protein sequence MGDLKSGFEEVDGVRLGYLIIKGKQMFALSQVFTDLLKNIPRTTVHKRMDHLKVKKHHCDLEELRKLKAINSIAFHAAKCTLISREDVEALYTSCKTERVLKTKRRKLSRALSATDLRPELASPDPFSSFWKENKLWLGLSDSPRPLLPVRRKALRPGDTALLPAAHLPHIFSKYTGHSYPEIARAPCKSPVNYETAPAVGGCAPLRSRRPLAAAARPRLPSAGPPPLPARCRRRRHGAAAAAVTLGPPGGARRPLALPRPCRPRGAPRLPLPLPRGFGPPAFPESGSSDSESSCCSGRAAHDSDCGSSLSSSSEGSSEEEDEEEDEDEEGSGASDSSEGSSEEEEEEEEEEEEEEEEDSTSDSDSSSVSSQVSVQSIRFRRTSFCSPPGVVHANFLYHLAAAAASRPPAPAEPGGLPALRGAPGGVKPELPEEWGCPGWAPAAPALRCSGGLGSCFAEIRDDRVSELTFPHSEFSNNAKSTDLTINCVAKGASSPSPKTNNAFPQQRILREARKCLQATTTHRADNNTIAARFLNNDSSSAAANSEKDSKIPHCIEFATDLPSLQTDPAEDAASPGAAAAAELQCTDTGNKALPFLHSIKIKIEDSSANDEYEPDLTTHKLKCECNDTKDEFYSVTESNNQDALLTAKEDSACTEKETTSLNPLTQSQVLSCTLGTPKPEDGEYKFGARVRKNYRTLVLGKRPVLQTPPVKPNLKSARSPRPTGKIETHEGTLDDFTVNNRRKRVASNVASAVKRPFNFMANFPCPPSLIIGNDGDLLPAYSLNTTKDSQPPHKAHPVWKWQLGGSAIPLPPSHKFRKFN encoded by the coding sequence ATGGGAGACCTGAAGTCGGGTTTTGAAGAGGTGGATGGCGTGAGGCTCGGCTACCTCATCATTAAAGGAAAGCAAATGTTTGCACTCTCCCAGGTTTTTACAGACCTGCTCAAAAACATCCCGCGAACTACCGTGCACAAGCGAATGGAtcatttaaaagtaaaaaaacatCACTGCGACTTGGAGGAGTTGAGgaaactcaaagccatcaacTCCATCGCTTTCCACGCCGCCAAATGCACCCTGATCTCCAGAGAGGACGTGGAAGCCCTATACACATCCTGCAAAACCGAACGGGTTCTTAAAACGAAACGGAGGAAACTAAGCCGGGCGCTGTCTGCCACCGATCTCCGGCCGGAGCTCGCTTCCCCCgaccccttctccagcttctgGAAGGAGAACAAACTTTGGCTGGGTCTGAGCGACTCTCCTCGGCCGCTGCTGCCCGTCCGGAGGAAAGCTCTGCGCCCGGGGGACACAGCCTTGCTACCGGCCGCTCATCTACCTCACATTTTTAGTAAATACACTGGCCACAGCTACCCAGAAATCGCTCGGGCGCCTTGCAAATCCCCCGTAAACTATGAAACGGCGCCGGCGGTGGGCGGCTGCGCGCCCCTGCGCTCCCGCCGCCCGCTCGCCgccgcggcgcggccccggctccCGAGCGCCGGTCCCCCGCCCCTGCCcgcccgctgccgccgccgccgccacggggcggccgccgccgccgtcaCGCTGGGCCCCCCCGGCGGCGCCCGCcggcccctggccctgccccggCCCTGCCGGCCCCGCGGCGCCCCGCGGCTGCCGCTGCCTCTGCCCCGCGGCTTCGGGCCGCCCGCCTTCCCCGAGAGCGGCAGCAGCGACTCGGAGTCCAGCTGCTGCTCGGGCCGCGCCGCCCACGACTCGGACTGCGGCTCCAGCCTCTCCAGCTCCAGCGAGGGCAGCtcggaggaggaggacgaggaggaggacgaggacgaggagggCAGCGGCGCCTCGGACTCCAGCGAGGGCAGctcggaggaggaggaggaggaggaagaggaggaggaagaggaggaggaggaggacagcaCCTCGGACTCCGACTCCAGCTCGGTCTCCAGCCAGGTTTCGGTGCAGAGCATCCGCTTCAGGCGCACCAGCTTTTGCAGCCCGCCCGGCGTGGTCCACGCCAACTTCTTGTACCATctggcggccgccgccgcctcccggcccccggccccggcggagCCCGGCGGGCTGCCCGCCCTCCGCGGCGCTCCCGGCGGAGTCAAGCCGGAGCTGCCGGAGGAGTGGGGCTGCCCCGGCTGGGCTCCCGCCGCCCCGGCGCTGCGCTGCTCCGGCGGCCTGGGGAGCTGCTTCGCGGAGATAAGAGATGATAGGGTATCCGAACTCACATTCCCACACTCTGAATTTTCCAATAATGCCAAGAGTACTGACCTAACAATTAACTGTGTTGCAAAGGGGGCCTCTTCACCTAGCCCAAAGACAAACAATGCATTTCCACAACAAAGAATACTCAGAGAGGCAAGGAAATGCCTTCAAGCAACTACTACACACCGTGCAGATAACAATACAATAGCTGCTAGGTTCTTAAATAATGATTCTTCATCAGCGGCAGCAAATTCAGAGAAAGATTCCAAAATCCCTCATTGTATTGAATTTGCCACGGATTTGCCCTCTTTACAAACTGATCCTGCGGAGGATGCTGCTTctccaggggcagcagcagcagctgagctccagtgcACTGATACAGGCAATAAGGCGTTGCCATTCCTGCACAGCATTAAAATCAAAATAGAGGACAGCAGTGCGAACGACGAGTATGAGCCTGATCTTACAACACATAAGCTAAAGTGTGAGTGCAATGATACTAAGGATGAGTTTTACAGTGTGACTGAGAGTAATAACCAGGACGCTTTATTAACAGCCAAGGAAGATTCTGCATGCACTGAGAAAGAAACCACTTCCTTAAACCCACTGACTCAGAGTCAGGTCCTCTCATGCACTTTAGGTACTCCAAAACCTGAGGATGGGGAGTATAAATTTGGAGCAAGGGTGAGAAAAAATTACAGGACACTGGTTTTGGGAAAGCGACCTGTACTGCAGACTCCTCCAGTCAAACCAAATTTGAAATCAGCTCGAAGCCCACGTCCTACAGGTAAAATTGAGACACATGAAGGAACACTGGATGATTTTACAGTTAACAATAGACGCAAAAGGGTAGCCAGCAATGTAGCATCAGCAGTGAAAAGGCCATTTAATTTCATGGCAAATTTTCCCTGTCCACCATCACTAATTATTGGCAATGATGGGGATTTGTTGCCAGCTTATTCCTTAAACACCACTAAGGATTCCCAACCACCTCACAAGGCCCATCCTGTATGGAAATGGCAGCTGGGCGGTTCTGCAATACCTCTTCCACCTAGCCACAAATTCAGGAAATTTAATTAA
- the SKIDA1 gene encoding SKI/DACH domain-containing protein 1 isoform X2, whose amino-acid sequence MDHLKVKKHHCDLEELRKLKAINSIAFHAAKCTLISREDVEALYTSCKTERVLKTKRRKLSRALSATDLRPELASPDPFSSFWKENKLWLGLSDSPRPLLPVRRKALRPGDTALLPAAHLPHIFSKYTGHSYPEIARAPCKSPVNYETAPAVGGCAPLRSRRPLAAAARPRLPSAGPPPLPARCRRRRHGAAAAAVTLGPPGGARRPLALPRPCRPRGAPRLPLPLPRGFGPPAFPESGSSDSESSCCSGRAAHDSDCGSSLSSSSEGSSEEEDEEEDEDEEGSGASDSSEGSSEEEEEEEEEEEEEEEEDSTSDSDSSSVSSQVSVQSIRFRRTSFCSPPGVVHANFLYHLAAAAASRPPAPAEPGGLPALRGAPGGVKPELPEEWGCPGWAPAAPALRCSGGLGSCFAEIRDDRVSELTFPHSEFSNNAKSTDLTINCVAKGASSPSPKTNNAFPQQRILREARKCLQATTTHRADNNTIAARFLNNDSSSAAANSEKDSKIPHCIEFATDLPSLQTDPAEDAASPGAAAAAELQCTDTGNKALPFLHSIKIKIEDSSANDEYEPDLTTHKLKCECNDTKDEFYSVTESNNQDALLTAKEDSACTEKETTSLNPLTQSQVLSCTLGTPKPEDGEYKFGARVRKNYRTLVLGKRPVLQTPPVKPNLKSARSPRPTGKIETHEGTLDDFTVNNRRKRVASNVASAVKRPFNFMANFPCPPSLIIGNDGDLLPAYSLNTTKDSQPPHKAHPVWKWQLGGSAIPLPPSHKFRKFN is encoded by the coding sequence ATGGAtcatttaaaagtaaaaaaacatCACTGCGACTTGGAGGAGTTGAGgaaactcaaagccatcaacTCCATCGCTTTCCACGCCGCCAAATGCACCCTGATCTCCAGAGAGGACGTGGAAGCCCTATACACATCCTGCAAAACCGAACGGGTTCTTAAAACGAAACGGAGGAAACTAAGCCGGGCGCTGTCTGCCACCGATCTCCGGCCGGAGCTCGCTTCCCCCgaccccttctccagcttctgGAAGGAGAACAAACTTTGGCTGGGTCTGAGCGACTCTCCTCGGCCGCTGCTGCCCGTCCGGAGGAAAGCTCTGCGCCCGGGGGACACAGCCTTGCTACCGGCCGCTCATCTACCTCACATTTTTAGTAAATACACTGGCCACAGCTACCCAGAAATCGCTCGGGCGCCTTGCAAATCCCCCGTAAACTATGAAACGGCGCCGGCGGTGGGCGGCTGCGCGCCCCTGCGCTCCCGCCGCCCGCTCGCCgccgcggcgcggccccggctccCGAGCGCCGGTCCCCCGCCCCTGCCcgcccgctgccgccgccgccgccacggggcggccgccgccgccgtcaCGCTGGGCCCCCCCGGCGGCGCCCGCcggcccctggccctgccccggCCCTGCCGGCCCCGCGGCGCCCCGCGGCTGCCGCTGCCTCTGCCCCGCGGCTTCGGGCCGCCCGCCTTCCCCGAGAGCGGCAGCAGCGACTCGGAGTCCAGCTGCTGCTCGGGCCGCGCCGCCCACGACTCGGACTGCGGCTCCAGCCTCTCCAGCTCCAGCGAGGGCAGCtcggaggaggaggacgaggaggaggacgaggacgaggagggCAGCGGCGCCTCGGACTCCAGCGAGGGCAGctcggaggaggaggaggaggaggaagaggaggaggaagaggaggaggaggaggacagcaCCTCGGACTCCGACTCCAGCTCGGTCTCCAGCCAGGTTTCGGTGCAGAGCATCCGCTTCAGGCGCACCAGCTTTTGCAGCCCGCCCGGCGTGGTCCACGCCAACTTCTTGTACCATctggcggccgccgccgcctcccggcccccggccccggcggagCCCGGCGGGCTGCCCGCCCTCCGCGGCGCTCCCGGCGGAGTCAAGCCGGAGCTGCCGGAGGAGTGGGGCTGCCCCGGCTGGGCTCCCGCCGCCCCGGCGCTGCGCTGCTCCGGCGGCCTGGGGAGCTGCTTCGCGGAGATAAGAGATGATAGGGTATCCGAACTCACATTCCCACACTCTGAATTTTCCAATAATGCCAAGAGTACTGACCTAACAATTAACTGTGTTGCAAAGGGGGCCTCTTCACCTAGCCCAAAGACAAACAATGCATTTCCACAACAAAGAATACTCAGAGAGGCAAGGAAATGCCTTCAAGCAACTACTACACACCGTGCAGATAACAATACAATAGCTGCTAGGTTCTTAAATAATGATTCTTCATCAGCGGCAGCAAATTCAGAGAAAGATTCCAAAATCCCTCATTGTATTGAATTTGCCACGGATTTGCCCTCTTTACAAACTGATCCTGCGGAGGATGCTGCTTctccaggggcagcagcagcagctgagctccagtgcACTGATACAGGCAATAAGGCGTTGCCATTCCTGCACAGCATTAAAATCAAAATAGAGGACAGCAGTGCGAACGACGAGTATGAGCCTGATCTTACAACACATAAGCTAAAGTGTGAGTGCAATGATACTAAGGATGAGTTTTACAGTGTGACTGAGAGTAATAACCAGGACGCTTTATTAACAGCCAAGGAAGATTCTGCATGCACTGAGAAAGAAACCACTTCCTTAAACCCACTGACTCAGAGTCAGGTCCTCTCATGCACTTTAGGTACTCCAAAACCTGAGGATGGGGAGTATAAATTTGGAGCAAGGGTGAGAAAAAATTACAGGACACTGGTTTTGGGAAAGCGACCTGTACTGCAGACTCCTCCAGTCAAACCAAATTTGAAATCAGCTCGAAGCCCACGTCCTACAGGTAAAATTGAGACACATGAAGGAACACTGGATGATTTTACAGTTAACAATAGACGCAAAAGGGTAGCCAGCAATGTAGCATCAGCAGTGAAAAGGCCATTTAATTTCATGGCAAATTTTCCCTGTCCACCATCACTAATTATTGGCAATGATGGGGATTTGTTGCCAGCTTATTCCTTAAACACCACTAAGGATTCCCAACCACCTCACAAGGCCCATCCTGTATGGAAATGGCAGCTGGGCGGTTCTGCAATACCTCTTCCACCTAGCCACAAATTCAGGAAATTTAATTAA